gtgcatattttttttatttattaaagttatttcagtttaaaaattGGTTTTCAGGCTTTTTATTATAGagaatatttattattcaataaaaaaaaaaacattttcaatataaaaacattttcaatataaaaacattttcaatataaaaacattttcaatataaaaacattttcaatataaaaacattttcaatccaaaaaacttttttttacttcaatcaaaaataaatatttccaatcaaagaaaaaaagtgttcaaatgcaaaaaatatttgagatccaaaaatttcactttttttttctttgattgaaatgttttatattttaattgaataataaagacaaatgtactaccataatatggcccaaatacaaaaaaagattactttaataaaataaaaaatattttcaataaataaaaaaaatacctttcaatcaaaggaaaaagtattcaaatgcaattatttgggtctcaaatattttttctgcattttaatacttttttctttgattgaaaatctttattttggattgaaaatatttttttttgattgaagtgattttttttaattgaatttcttttttattgaataataaagatcaCACATCTTTTTTGCATTAAGAACAAGTTTGTACTTGTGTGTAACACATCTACTGCATAAACTAATGCTTATTTTTTAAGGGATTTGGTtctcaaacaggggtacaggagcacattggaGATTTAACttctaatttaaaaataattggtaaatgttcctagttcctttttaggctaatTTTCAActaattcaccacaaactaacagtactattgctcaataaatgaCTATATTTCCTTgacatttattgaaacaggattatttatgctgtagaggccattttattgcacttctgacaataggagacaataattagctatgTTTTACAAAGGagattgtttttaattagtattgtaattacataaaagttgcatggtaaaataaattccactttaaattccgcTCATTGTTTTAAAGATGTAGATTAGCCTTATGGAACCAATGTTGGAaacacagttaggggtttaggagagtctgttgttccacaaatgaaaacatatatGAAATTATGAAGAGGGTACTTATAATATGAGgaggggtacacatgatttgacaaaaaatgcaaagggggacaaaaaaagattgggaaccactgttttaggGGATTTGGTTCCATAACCAAAACAGTTGAGAATCACTCTCTTAGAGCATCAgcgtttttatttgttgtgacTTTGCAGGGCTTTTTTTTGCTGACTCACACTTCTCACTGGTTTATTTCTCATCTTTACTCTCAATGCATCAGCTAATAAAGTGTCTCCTACGTCCTCGGGCGGAGTGATTCACGTGTACGGAGACGATGGATCAGAGAAGAGCAGCGGCAGCTTCATCCCATACTGCTCAATGGCTCAGGCTCAGCTCTGTTTCCATGGACACCGCGATGCTGTCAAGTTCTTCGTGTCTGTACCAGGTAggaacatgacttttacaggaATCAGTGGATCGCCCCATAGCATTAGTTATGTGTTCACAGTTACTTGTAAAACTCTTACAGATAAATTCTACTAACCTGTCTATTAATGTAATCATTTCCTTTAGCGGCTAATCCTATTTACCTGCATAACACAGGACTGGAACAGAGATATGTATAAACACTGTATAGAATTATCTGGGAGTGCTAGAGCCTGATATGTAACAATAACCCATAttgttatttgaaaaaaaaaaaatgtaatgaagcctgaaatgtaataactggtcaataatgtaacaaaatgttAAGCTCAAAAATGTTGCATTTGTTATTACATTATGGGGCAGGCAAAATATTTTTCCCTTAATAGTGTAATAAATTTTTTATTACATCTATACATTTATAGATTAAAAGGTTTGTTAGAGTCCGATATGTAACAAGACTggaataaaacccaaaatgttaaaactggtcaataatgtaactaaATGCTGAgcccaaatatatatatatatatatgtaaatatttatgcaTAGACACCACACATGCAATTATTTACGCATACACACGTATATATAATACTCTACATTGAAGCAATGTTACGTTATAATGTGataaaattattacattattagagGAAAACATTTTTGCCTGCCCATAATATAATAAcgaaaaacgtttttttttttgttttggactcagtattttgttacattattgactaaTTAtcacattttgggttttattacttTTTGGGTCGTTGTTACATATCGGGCTCTAAAAAGGCTTTTTGCTTCAAAGTTGAGTATCATACACAAATGCGTATGCgtaaatatgtgtgtgtctgtgtgtgtgtatattaaacattttgttaatgtatatactgtatgtatacatttatgcattttgtgtcaacatcttgttacaatattgatcaCTTATTAAATTTTGGGCTttattaaaactgttttttttttaaataacagtttGTGTCATTGTTACATATTGGGCTCTAACAGGGAGCAAAGCTAGTTGTCTTTTAGCTTTGAGGAAGCATTGAAAACCATTGGCTCAGCCTGCTGCACAGCAAATAAGATGTTAAACAGTGTTTTTACCTCCATCAGAATAGTGGAAAACGATAAGATTAGATAACTTGACTAAttatcagtgtttttctgtgatCCCTGTTGGAAGATGTGTGAACACTGAGTGGGCAGCGTCTGTCTTTGAATCTGTGTGATAGGAAATGTTCTGGCCACCCTGAACGGCAGCGTACTGGACAGTCCATCAGAGGGCCAGGGGTCCACTGCACCCCCTGAGACTGAAACACAGAGTGTTCACAATGTGTTGGTGCTGAGTGGGGGAGAAGGTTACATCGACTTCCGCATAGGTAAGAACTCACGTCGTCACATAACGTCATTAAAACACCTGATAAAGCTATTCAGTTTAGGTAGACATTTAGATTCATTAGTGCCTAGGTTCCCAATGTGGGATACGCTATTTGTCATATAGGGGTACGTGAATAAGACCTCTGTAAGACTACCCTCTAGTGGTaacagaaaaaatatcatcacatACTGGTGTGAAAGGGGTTTtatagctttgacaaacattaaaaccaaaTATGGAACAAGTCTTTGCATGGTGGATGATTTAAGACTCAGactcttttaaaagtgcaactgaaaatttattttgtgccttaacaattggactttaaaaaaaaaaaaaaaaaaacagtcattgccctgtatttacgtcagatacttgtttggaccagcagagggcgctggtaacccagtggtcggtgggcatgcagaaattcttgcagtgaagaagagatgctatgctagcagacagagctaatggaaaaacgtgacttttacagatattcacgtaacattacagacattctttcggtgctaaaggggtaaggaatcatttatgaacatgtttaagagcagtaggcggccagaaaaaaagtagtagcagattccgcccgcctcctcagcatttggacaagagaaggctaaatatatatatctgctgtttaaaaaaagtactgcgattcaattttcagaaaattgatatcaaccgtgatacctatgaatcaatttttaactgccttactgTTGAAGTTGCCATCTTAAAGATAGGAGCGCCGGCAGAGGAACATGACAGAGGAAAGGAATCACACAGCTAGTCTTTGGTTTGACTGCCATGCACCAACACACTCAGAGAAGTGGCAGGCAGTCATTTATTGATTACCACACCCAGCAACTGATTACAACAGCTGATACTCATCAACCACGGCCACAAACAATAGTAAGGTGTAagagcacacaaaataacattcaaCACCCCCACTTGCTcttaatttttctcttttttttttttttttttttttttttttttttttttttttttttttttttttttttttttgatttttatttcaccATCTCCCTGTGCAAAATCCATTCcaagaaaatgttttagtttaccAAGatctttcattttgaatttttctcCCAATGTTTCTTTCACACTTTTAAGTACTTTGCTGTCACTTGCTGCAATAATAAGGTCATCAACCCATATTATCAGTATTATTTTCTCACTTTCAGTTTGTTTGCTGTAAACACAATGGTCAGctgaattttgaataaaattgttttggatcaaaaaatcatttaacattttattccaATTTCGTCCCGACTGTTTTAAACCATAAAGTGATTTGTTAAGCTTACAGACAAGCTTCTCCCCCGTTTTTGACTCTACTTCAAAACCTTCTGGTTGTTCCATATATATCTCACAGTCAATGGGAGCATGCAGATATGCCGTTTTTACATCCATTTGATCCAGTTCTAAACCATATTGAGCTGCAATCTGTATTAAACTGCGTACTGATGTCATATCAGCAGTAGGAGAGAATGTTTCATCATAATCAATCCCTGCTACTTGACTATAGCCTTTTGCCACATATCTGgctttatatagcactttaactggattttctttaaatgtgtaAACCCATCTGCCCCCCACTGCATTTTTACCTTCTGGCAATGTAGTTAGGGTAAAGGTATCATTCTCCCTCAGAGAATTCATCTCCTCCTGCATAGCCTGGGACCACTGGTCTGATTCTGGTGAGCTCATAGCCTCCTTTAGCGTTTGAGGTGTATCACAAGCAACTCTGTAACAGTAATCAATACTGGTGAGTATAAGGTTATCATCGCATTTTATCTCACACTCATAATCTCTCAGATACTGAGGGGGTCTCCTCTCCCTCTTTGGATAACGCCTGCTCTCATCTTCCTTTTCACCTGTAGCGGTGCTTGGGTCACGCTCACCTACTCCTGTTTCTCGGGGAATTAACTTTTCCATTTGTGATAGCTGAGTTTCAGTACCCTTACGCAAAACATagtcatttattaattcatcagTCTGAGTTTGGCAATCAGTGACactctttttaataaatttcaCCAATCTGTTTTTGACAACTCTCCCTGAATCTGGATAAAAAACTAGATACGCAGGGCTGTTTTTATCATAACCCACAAAAATCCCCTTATCACATCGAGAGTCcaacttctttttcttttgtttgtaaGCATAGCATTCTGAGccaaatttttgcatttttgaaaGATCAGGCTTTTTTCCCGTTAGCAAGAAATATGGGGTCTGTCCTATGCGTCTGTTATAACACCTGTTGCGAATTATAGCTGCTGCCTGAACTGCATAGGTCCACAACATTTTTGGTAGGCAACTCTCAATTATCATACATCTTGCCATTTCAATCAAAGTTCTCCAGCTTCTCTCTGCTGTGCCATTCTGATGTGGTGAATAGGGAGAAGAAGTTTCATGTCTTATAGTATTTTTACTAAGCAGTGATTGGTATTCTCTGGATGTAAACTCTGTCCCATTATCAGAacgaatacattttattttaccataCGGTGCCACATCAGCAATAAACTTCTCTGTACCTCTGACTGTGTCACTCTTAGCTTTTAAGAAGTATGTAAATATTGCACCTGAATAGTCATCAGTAAATGCCAATATATACTTGAAACCGTCTTTTGCTATTGGCTCAATTGGTCCACATAAATCTGTGTGTACCAGATCAAGGGAAAACTTAGATTTTTCTCCTGCCTCTCTATTCCTGCTTTGAACAAATTTACCCTGGGTGCACACTTCACATAGGTTAGGTGTTACagtcttacttttgattttcaTCCCTACTGTGACCGCTTCCAACTTTAAGACATCCTCATAGTTACAATGTCCTAGGATTTCGTGCCATGTTTGAACGTCATAGCATCCATTACATTCATCGGCATCCTCTGTCActgtacataaataaaacagtctATCCAGcacctgaatttcaaatgtCACACCATCTTTATGAATCAGTCTGTTCTGACCTTCTTTGAAGACTACAGTTGCTCCATGGGAAGTCGCCGCCTTCACTGAGAAGATGTCCTGTGGAAAGGATGGGACGTACAGCGCCCCACTCAGCATAGCGTCCATCACACGACCTTTATTGTCTCTCAGGCGAACTCTGGCCGTACCTTTCTTCAGCGCGATGCCGCTGGTCCTCTCTCCATCAGCCAGCTCCAGAACATGCTTGTGTGGTTCAAAACTTTCATCAAAGTCTTTGAATTGAGTGATGTTCCTGATGATGTGTGAGGTTGCTCCGGTGTCCACCATGAGGCCTTTCTCATTCACTCTTCCAACCTGGACTTCATTTACGTGACCGATTTTGAAGACGAACGTGTGGTCCTCTTCATCCACCGCCCGCTGCACCTTGTCGCGCTTTCTCCGCCTGCAGTTGACATCCTTGTGTGTTGGTGCATGGCAGTCAAACCAAAGACTAGCTGTGTGATTCCTTTCCTCTGTCATGTTCCTCTGCCGGCGCTCCTATCTTTAAGATGGCAACTTCAACGTGTGGTCCTCTTCATCCACCGCCCGCTGCACCTTGTCGCGCTTTCTCCGCCTGCAGTTGACATCCTTGTGTGTGGAGCTCTTGCAGAGACGGCACCACTGTCTCTGTTCCCTGCGCTCTCCAGTTGTAGCAGTACACTCTGCAGCTTTATGCCCCCTCTGGCCGCAGGTATAACAGGTCAGTTTCATGTTCCAGCTTTCTTTTCCTCTGGCTTTcatcacgctgtcactgtctgAATCAACAGCATTGAACCTTTCAGTGCTCTCATAGCTGCGGAGTTTGGCCTTAAACTCAACGAAAGTCAACTTCTCATCACTCTGGGTTATGTGGATAGAGAAGGGCTTAAATTGTTCCGGCAGACCTTTCAAAATCATAGCGATCAACAAGTCATCACTAAAAGTCTCTCCTGCATGTCTCAGTGACGTAATCGCTTTCTCTGCCCGGATGACGTAGTCCGTGACGCTCTCATTAACAGCTTTCTGAAGGGATGTTAACTCAGT
The Gouania willdenowi chromosome 8, fGouWil2.1, whole genome shotgun sequence genome window above contains:
- the LOC114467885 gene encoding uncharacterized protein LOC114467885, with protein sequence MATSTGYGPRKDVGGRWSRLCFDGDEKNYELWETKFLAHLRLLSLKSTIINEAPSDDEEGAEADAEKNEDAYAELIQVLDDKSLSLVMRDATDDGRKALKILREHYAGKGKPRVISLYTELTSLQKAVNESVTDYVIRAEKAITSLRHAGETFSDDLLIAMILKGLPEQFKPFSIHITQSDEKLTFVEFKAKLRSYESTERFNAVDSDSDSVMKARGKESWNMKLTCYTCGQRGHKAAECTATTGERREQRQWCRLCKSSTHKDVNCRRRKRDKVQRAVDEEDHTFVFKIGHVNEVQVGRVNEKGLMVDTGATSHIIRNITQFKDFDESFEPHKHVLELADGERTSGIALKKGTARVRLRDNKGRVMDAMLSGALYVPSFPQDIFSVKAATSHGATVVFKEELLVIHLKR